The Pseudopipra pipra isolate bDixPip1 chromosome Z, bDixPip1.hap1, whole genome shotgun sequence nucleotide sequence ggttccttttatttttagtcaTACGTTTAAGTGAAATTAGAGTCTCTTACCTCATTTCAGATATAGAAAATATGTGCTGGTTTAGCAGGGAAAATCTAACTTATGTGAACACTCCCAAGGTAACGCTGTGCCTTTGTAAGAAGTGAAATCAAGGTCTGGGAGAACTACACACCTTTATCACCTGCACCTTCACATACTTCTGCTATATGCAAGTTTTTCAGTAGCTACCGTTTAAATAATAAACCTATTGCCTCATACAGCTTCATTAATTTTAACTCTTAACCATCCAGTTCCCTTTCTGGTAACCCCTACCTCttgatttttccccccctttttttttaggtttatGTGAAAGACTGCCTAGGTCCAAATGGATATaaacaatttcattttccatttcacaTCCAGTCTCCTCAGCCTTCCTCTAGCTGCTTTGCCACAGGATAAAGTTTGGCTTTTTTCTGAAACTGCTGAAGTCTATCATGTTACAACACTGTATTTAATTCACAGAACCTATTCCCTGCATTTACCAGCACCTCTTGAAAATGCAGTATTATTCCTTTTGTGAAGTAGCTGTTTTCATGCTAAGTTAATCAAATTAAGTAGTCACCCCTCGCTACTGTCGGTGTTTCGGCCACCTGATGCATCCCCCTGCAGCCAGTCAGCTCACTCCCGCAGTTTCTGGAGCTGGACTGCGGGGCAGGCTGTCTAAAGCGTGTGCTCCTCCCAGGGACACCCTGTGTGCAGCTGCGGCAGCACCTCTCGACCTCCTTCAGACGTCAAGCAAGGAGCACATAGGCACTGTGCTCGGTCATGCCTCGGCAAAGTGACAACGCCGAAGAACAGGAGACGGCAGCCGGAGCACTGGTGCTCCAGCACAGCTACACTTCACTAGCTCCTGTTTATGTTAGTAATGTGGCAAAACTGGCCCAACCCTTGTGATTACAGCTCCTCTGAGCTGAGGGGGACGGACTCGCTGACAGCTGAGTCCTGTTCACATGCCCTTCTCTAAACTTCCTTACGCTGTTTTGCATCCCCAGCTGGCCAGCTGTATTTGACATACATTATACCCCCTCTGTGACAGAGGGATCACCCTACTGATGATAAACCACCTTAAAACAATCCTTCCAAAAACACCCTTCTGTCTGACAACCACTGCATGGGTCCCTACTGTGTTTTGGAACATGGCAAATAAGGCAAGACAGCTACTTGTTTAATGTCTCTGAGCCAGAGGAGGACAGAGGTTTGCCAAGCTTTATTATGGTGCCTGCCAAACAAGAACTGAGCCTCCAGCTGGTGGGTTTCATTTGGGTTTGTCTTTCTTGGAGATAAGGTGgaggaacagaaaaatgtgGATTCCGAGTGTTCGGTTTAATGACACTAATTATATCAGCCTTTTCAGAAAATTAGCAAATGGTTAGTGGTAATGTTATTTGACATTTCAGTATGATCTCAAAGTTTATGTGGGCCAGATTCCTCCAACACTCATTTAACTGAGCAATACTCCAACAGGTGGTTCCACTGAGTTTACTCCTCCTACTGTGTGGGGAGCTCCTGGAGGGATGTCTGTGTGGGATCTACCTCAGAGATCATGCATGACTCCCTGAGGAAGGGAAGCTTAGCTCAGGTTTTGGTTGTCAGGCACTCTGAACGTACTGGTGCTAGGTGAACACAACCCTGTCTTCCCTCTGCACATCAAGGATTGCTGTACAGCATATACTTTCCTGTTCAGCAGCAGTATGCACAAATTTGAAACACACCAAACATCTAGAAATGCAGGCCAGACCCAAACCTCACTCATCACAAATTAATTTTGCAGGTGAACTTTAAAGTGCCTTTAGCTCTCAGTAGGATTTTTGCTATGTGAATTCCAGTTGAACAGCAAAACAATCATTGAGAATTTTTGGCACTCTATTTTAACCAAACAAAGGAGTCCAGGACTTGGGATAAGCATGTTTCTttttgtgtaaatataaatCTACTCAACTTTCTCTCATCACGCACATATGTTAGCAGCCTTTGAGCTATTATAACCCTTTGTGACACTAGCTAAATAGGAATCTGTCCTACAAGCACAGACTAGGAGGAAAAAAGACTTTGCATCTGTTTGATGGAACAGAAGTAAGGTTGCATGATGTTACTCACCACCAGAGGAATGGAGCAGATCACCACCACCAGGGAAGTGGCAATGAGCAGAATGACCATCTGGATCTCTGCTCCGGCCATCCGACGGAAGCTCCGGCGTCTGCGAAAGTCAGATAAACGGCTGGAGGTGGTGTCTGTCCCCAGGGACGTGCGTCTCATGAACTGGCGGTGCATGCGAATGAGGGCCACGCACACCAGGATGTTGCAGATCACAGTCACCATGATCAGAAAGGAGCTGAAGCCTGCATACATATAGGAATATGCTGCATGGGTGGCCTCCTTTGTTCGCCAGTCTATGAAACACCAAGTGTAAGGGTACTGCATGGTAGATTTGCCGAGCCCCATGCTGGGGAGGGCGCAGAACAGCACGTTGGAAGCGTAGATGGCAAAGAGTGTGAGGCCTGCCAGCTTCTTGTCCACGTAATGGTTGTAGAAATAGGCATGGTTAATGGCCAGGTATCTCTCTATAGACATGGCACAGATAATGCTGAGTCCAGAGAGTCCAAagaagaggaggatgaaggaGCTGTACTCACACAGAGCAGGTCCTCCTGGCCAGCGGTTCTGCAGGTAAGTGGCAATCGTGACTGGACTCACCAGGCAGGTCCCCAAGAGATCAGTGACAGCCAGCCCACAGACCAGCGTGTAGAAAGTGGTCTCCTTCTGCTCCTTCCTGGACTTGCAGAGCACCACGATGGCTATGAGGTTGCCCACCACGCCGAAGATGAACATGACGGTGGGGATGGTGGGGGGCTTCCCGCCCTCGGCCCCGCTGGCGGTCCCGTTGGCGGAGCCGTTCGCAGGTGACATGGTGGTGGGGTCGAATGACATGATGCTCACACTGCAGGCGGCGAGTCCAGAGACGGCAAGGTCGGCTCCGAAAAGGAAAGGACGAGGAAGGAGGGGACGGGGGTTGTTTAGTGAGAAAGTAAAAATTCAAATGAgcaagaagtttaaaaaaaaaaaaaaaaagtggcgTGTTTCAgttaaggaaagaaagaaaaaaaagtcctaaaaAGGGGCCGAAGAGGGGTACCGTCCGGCAGCCACCGACCGCAGCCGGGGGAGTCGTGGCTGCCTGTTCCTGCCGCAGCTCCGCGCCCAGCCCGGAGGGGGATCGGGGATCGGGTCCTGAGCCAAGCGGGGCCGAGCGGAGTCGCCTCACCGCCTCTCACTCCGACGCCGGGCAGCGCTCAGCGCCGCGCTGGGGCGGCCCTGCGCGGGCGTGCGGGGGTGCCCGAGGGGGCGGCGTGAGAAGGTGCCGAGGCAGCGCGGTGGCCGCGGATCATCCCCGTCCCGCCGGCCGGCGGTGTGCGGGGCGGTGCGGAGCCGTGCGGGGAGCGGGCGCCGTGTCCGTGCCCGCGGCGCTCCCGCCGAGTTTCGCCGCGGagggcgggggcggcccgggcagctcccgccgccgctccccgccctCGCGCGCCATTGGCCGCGCCGCCCGGGGCAGGTTGAacggggccgggccgggccgaggcGGGCGGAGCTGGGCGCGGAGCGGGCACCTGTCCGAGAGCTCCGCGCCCCCCGCGGCCGGAGCCGCCTGTGCCCCCGAGGGGTGGGGGGCGAGGAGTGTGAGAACGGGCTGCTCGCGGCTCCCCCAAAGCGCTGGACGGCGCCCCAGGGGAGCGGTGTTTCCCCAGCAGCTGCCGCGCCCACCGTGCTCCGCCGTGCgagcagggaagggagcccGGGCTCCAcgggcagggctgagcccgtGGGAGCCCCGCTCGTACGCGGGCCGCTCGTCACAGAGGAGATGCCACATGGGAGCACGGCCGGCAGCCGGTGCTCTGGTACCGGGGCAGCGTGACCGCCTTGTCCCACTGAGATCTGATGTACGGCTGATTTCCTGATGTACTGTCTGAATCTGGCCTCTGTTTTGCGTGGGTACTGAGCACAGGAAGGGTGTGTGTACATTCAAGGGATGCATTTGTATGTTCCAGGAACTTGTTGGGTCTTGACTGAGACAGTCGCGTATGAATTGGAAATAGGGTTGCACTTGTTGGCAGAGCACTATGATTGTAGTTTAGTCTTATCTGGGCTGATGGAAGGGCAGCAGTCTCTTTATGCAGTGCCTATGTGTGGCTTTCACCCGAGAGGTGATGGTGGTGATGTAGTCCCTAGCCCAGAGATGTCCACACCAAACCTACGACCACAAGTATGTGCATGGGTGTTTGTACTAGTGACCCGAGCTAATGCTTTTGGCTGAGGCATGAAGCTCTGCACTGTCACAATGGACTTCATACCCAGGTTCAGCTGGTCTAATGCCCTTTCTTGTACACTTGGTGACCTTAGTTGATAAAAAGAATACAACAACCTGTGTCCCAAAGCATGACATTTATATCCTCACGGGAACCTCCTCTCTGACAAAGAGAGGCAAAATGTCATAAAAATCTATTACTTGTTAGTCCTATTATCCtcctctctatttttttttttaaggcctGTGAACATGATGCCTGTGGACTTGCTATCAGTAAAGGTACAATAATACCATGACATACTGATGACAAAAATACTGACAGAACAAAATACGTGAGGACAAGTGTGTACTgtgggaaagagaagaaagagtttcAGTTTTCAATGCTTGTATGAGcagacatgaagaaaaaaagcttttttttatttgatcagCTTTTTAGTTATCTAActgctttgaaaactgaaattcagGTTTAGAAAAAGCTTTTACGTAATGCATATAGAAATAAAGAACCTATGGCAGTGGTGTTGATCTGGTCTgctcagagaaaacaaacagcacttttcctttcattttgctAGTATTGGCAGCTTTTTGTCTTTTACAAAATTAGAAAGTCATTCTGTCACAAGCACAGAGGTAACACGTGGGAGCAGAGGTTGCTCAATTAGGTTTGCCTAATTGTCAGAAGCAAATTAGAAGCACTTCAAAATAATTCTCAAAGAAAGTACAGCACAAAGGTTGTTTTTTCATATCTTTTAAACAGTTTTCTGACTGTTCCAGGAAACCTGAATCAGGTACAGAGCAAGCTCCTAATTCAGGAAGTGTAATTGCATGTGCTTTCTCAATAGTCCTTCTTTCCTGCACTGATACTTTGGTGCTCTGGCATTAGAGGCCATAATTTGGGATTAAATTGACACAGGTGCAGCAATATTTACTAGTATGGGAAAAGAACTACCTTGCTTCTGTGAAGCGGTACAAAGGTTTTTGATGACTAAAGGCAGAGGAAATGATCTGTGTTTCTTTGTTGCTgccttttttccacttttcttaTCTGCCCATCCAGTCTTATGAGGTATTTAGACCATCTCATAACAGGCTGTGTGTCTTCAGAAGGCTCAGTCTATAGTAGAGGTTGCTCAGGTCGTTCTGTGGGTGCATTGACATGAGTGTATATGTGAAAGAGTGAATGCTATCTTTTGTTCTATAAGGTCTGTCTCATAATGGATGCATCTGAAGAACTAATTAAAAAGTGTGACAAAGGAAAATCAATGAAGAAACAACAAATGTATAATTTTGAGTGCAAAGATAGTAAGATCAGTTTTGTGAAACAATGTTAGTTCTTTACTTAGAGAATATTATAGAAGTCACCCACAGAACTGTGGGACAGGTTTCATGTTAGCTTACTGTGTCTTCCCACTGCGTAGAACTTTCAGAGTTTTAGAAAAACGCAGTAACTTCTGGGAGTTTCCCTCTGAACTAATGGTAGAACTCCTAGTCAAGATGAAATGTATAATCATGTGAAATCCTTAGTCTTCAGAGCAAAGAAGAGACTCAAAGTGGAActgaaaatatgaagaaattcCACTTGTAACATGAGTCGTCATGCTCTCATAGCTGAAATGTCACATGTTGTATCATTGAGTAACCACTAAAGAACTTCTGTTTGTGAGGAACGACTTAGGTGAGAAAATATgatgaattaaaaatgaaagctttagAGTGGTAACCATCTATGGAAACTCcccaattaatttaaaaaatagtagGTTAGAAAGCAGAAGGACAGACAAAATAGTTAGAATTTACTTTTACTTGCCTCCGAGTAAACTTTTCTGATTATAATGTTACAATTTTTAGAAGGTTAATTCTGAAACATGTGAGTCAACTACTATAGCCTAATTAGTTGAGCTGTGTACCTAACTGTGGTCATAGTTCTAGCTTGAtgaaagattttaattaaaatatttgactttttttcttccatggcATATTTATTCAGTGTGTCTCATCTGCCAAGTGATATCCCTTATAAATCTCCTTTAGCCAGCTGATGGTTCCAACACCTTACCTGCACTGCTCAGAGGCAGCTGGAACATAGGCAAATAAACTATGCACTGGTTTCCCTCCTGTGTGTAACTGTGGTTTTAACACCAAAATGGTCATGTAGACATTTGAACTGATTGGCATTTTCTGGCAGTGCTTCTACGAGCTCTGCTTCCAGAGGAGCTGTGTGTTCAGCAGTGGAAGTGTATATACAGCCAATTTTGGAACCTTTGGACTGCTCTTAGTGTGCTGCAGgtctgaaaaacattttgcatGTTAAACTCCCATTACATATCTGGAGTTCAGTAACATTTTTAACTTAACAGTTTGCCAACCTTTCACCTTTCATGGGAAAGTTGCGTGTGGGAAAACTTTATTGTTGCTTTTTTGCTTAAATTTTGTTCAGCTGTCATACTTTTGACACATacaatttttcaggagaaaacCCAACTGTTGGAGTAAACTCTGTCTGTatgccaaaataaaataattattaatagaCAACAGAGATAGACTGAACCAAATGTTACATAATGATCTTTCTTCAATgaataattaaatgaaaaattacacaAGGAGtaagttgaaaaaaatatttcaaaggaagTGGAAATTCTGTAACATCATTTGACAGAAGTAGCATTGTAAGTAGATaaaacttttatattttaaatattataatactTTTCTGCCCACATATTTTTGTATAAAATCATCACAGCTAGTAAcggtaatatttattttttttaggaactCTGGTTATTACCAGTATTACTAGCAATGTTACTAGGACTTCTGGTACATTTCCTTTGTTCCTGATAAAACATCTTGATGAGTGGGGGCTTTCCCAGGGCGAGTGAATTTTCTGGTGAGTGAGAGCAGTCGTGTCCCATTCCTGCTCTTCTTGCTGCATGACTGTCGAGGAGAGAGCTGCAAGCTGCCACTGCCCGGGGATCTAGTGGTGCTCTGGCATGCAAGGCACCTCTGCGCTCCCATGGGACACTACCATGCCAAAATACACAGCTCTGTAATTTACTCCACTGTCATGTGTTCCATATTAGTCAATCATGCTACtgaatttttgttgtttttgtttgtttgtttgtttttgtggggttttttctttggtt carries:
- the PTGER4 gene encoding prostaglandin E2 receptor EP4 subtype, with product MSFDPTTMSPANGSANGTASGAEGGKPPTIPTVMFIFGVVGNLIAIVVLCKSRKEQKETTFYTLVCGLAVTDLLGTCLVSPVTIATYLQNRWPGGPALCEYSSFILLFFGLSGLSIICAMSIERYLAINHAYFYNHYVDKKLAGLTLFAIYASNVLFCALPSMGLGKSTMQYPYTWCFIDWRTKEATHAAYSYMYAGFSSFLIMVTVICNILVCVALIRMHRQFMRRTSLGTDTTSSRLSDFRRRRSFRRMAGAEIQMVILLIATSLVVVICSIPLVVRVFVNQLYQPAPVKDVRQNPDLQAIRIASVNPILDPWVYILLRKTVLSKAIEKIKCLFCRIGGARRQHSGGNFNCVDGRRTSSAMSSQSPSFISRELREISSTSQTLLYPPELSESSIGGHVLLPGPSASLAQSDTTSVRTLRSSETSDSSQGQDSESVLLVNEIKSGGGASSTSKSGPLQVTFPTETLNLSEKCI